ACTAATTAAACATGGGTTATATTTCACAAAGAATATATCACATGATTCGTATTTGCACGAAGTTTCCCATGGTATAATTTTCACAACATTTGACACACATAATACAaaacaaattagtgaggaagttaaatCACGCAAAACGAGGGTGGCATGTAAAAGGGAATAGACATTTCTATATGACAATAGATTCATGAAGTGTACTATGCATGACAAGAAGTAGCAACTAACTTATTGCAGTAAAGGGAGTTGCTAAAAACTGATGCTACTTAAGCTTTGTATTCCATGTCTAAATTGTTTCCCTCTCAACATGCATAAAACCATAAGATTAGTTCGAGAATGATAGTGATTGACATGTTTGGCACTTGTTTTGTTGCGAGTCCTTATTGGTGTACATGACCATTCATGCTTCTGTATAGTGAACCTATTCACGGTCAATATAGAAAATCAATCCCAACTATTTTTTTTGTAGAAATCAATCAAAGCACCAACACCAATGCAAAAAATAACTGGATAAATAATTCGAGTGATGGATGGTTTCTGATTTTGGGGCAGGGGAATGTCCCTCTTTACTTCCTCGATACTTCAAACTATTATACTAGTATCTATAATCGAACAGTAAATGTTGGGAATTGAAAAAGATTAAAATGGTGGCTGCATAAAACAGAAAAGAGGACTGGGGCTTAGGTTCCTAAAAGAATATGTCGCATACTAGAGATGTTGAACCATTGAAATGCGTTAATGCTAAAAATCCCCTTTAGAGATAAATTTCTTTATTCTCTAAGCTAGCTAAACGCCTGAAACATAATAAGCTAAGCCTCCGTCGATTTAGCCAAAGAAGGCCTGGAGAAAATAACGTCGGATTTTTAAGCATGGCAAACCGAACATTTTTTAGACAGTTAGTTGGCGTAACGATGGCACTTTTAGTTTACGAGCACGAAAATTTTCTGAATAAAATGAACTAAAGCGGATGTATAATGCTTGCCATCCCCCGCAAACATAAATTGCCATAAAAAATGTTTTGATTTACCAAACACGAGGTTTTACTAGTAGGAAATATGGAGTACTACACGTGAAAGCTGCTATCTGCTATAGGCCCAAAACAGTAGCGACACACCAGTGGCGGGGCAATTCGTGAGAAAACACAACTCCTCCCGCCCACGCCCCCGCTCCActccacgtcaccgatccgcgccATCCTGTCACATCTGACGGCCCACACCCCGCATCACGCGGATCGCTCTCATCTCCTCCCCGGAGACCTCGCAGCTATAAATCCCAAGCACGCCACCACCGTCCaccacaccaccgccgccgcaaCAGCCACCACCAGCAACACACAGCAGCCAAGCGAAGATGTCGGGTCGCGGCAAGGGAGGGAAGGGGCTGGGCAAGGGCGGTGCCAAGCGCCACCGAAAGGTGCTACGTGACAACATCCagggcatcaccaagccggcgataCGCCGTCTGGCTCGGAGGGGCGGCGTGAAGCGCATCTCGgggctcatctacgaggagacccgcggcgtgctcaagatcttcctcgagaacgTCATCCGCGACGCCGTCACCTACACCGAGCACGCTCGCCGCAAGACCGTCACCGCCATGGACGTCGTCTACGCCCTCAAGCGACAGGGACGCACCCTCTACGGATTCGGCGGCTAGGCCCCGCGAATCGAGCCCACGCCAACAGATTAGTTGCTGTAGCTAGCTATGGTTGTGTAGTGTTCATGGTCTTTGATGTGGTGGCCGCATCTCGCTGCTTTGATGTGATTTTTGTCAGATGTTACTAATTTCAGATTGGTCTCTCGCTCTGTAATTTGTCGCCTCCTCAAATCAGTCGTGTTGGCTTCAGTGATTCTAGCCATCCCTGCATTTTTGTACTTTGTTTCTCCAAATCCGCGGCTGTTtacttctgctctgccaattgaacTAAGTTTCAGATAAGAGACGCGCTGCCAATTTCAGACGTGAGTGTCTGACCTGAACATGTGAACAAATAGATGTTGACCATCTGATGCTGAATAACCTGACTTTTGACCGAATCGAACCAAGATTTTTGACTAAATAACCTGCTTTCTGAATCATGGTGAGAAGCAGCCGATTTCTTTTGCTGAAGATAGATATGAGCTGAGTGCAGATTAAATTCGTCTGCAGTCAGTTGCTCTGTCAATGTGCAGTAGTCACAATTCCCCACTGTTGTCTCGCTCGGTAATTCCCTGCCTCCAAATCTAATGGTGCTCGCTTCAGTGTGCCCTGGATTCGAACCAAATCAAATACTCCCCATGGGCTACTAATTGGGACTCTTGACACCAAAAACTTGCTGACCTGAACGTTTGAATTGTGATGACGGCGAGCTGCTGACTTTTTATTTCAGGCTTTTTGAAAATAGGGAGTATTGACCATCTGATGCGTCTTTCTGGTTTGTGATAACATGCAGCAGATTCCTTCGGCTGAACATGGATTCTCGACTGCCTAACCCAACTATTTGAAATTTGAGTCATGATAAGAAGCAATTGATTCATTCTCTTTTTCTTTATGCGGTACGAAGCAACTGATttctttatgacaacatacatatgaGCCAAATTCGGATGGAAAGAAGACATGAAATGGCTCATACATATGTTTGAGTTTGCTTTACAGCCACCCATTTAGTCATGTATCCAAAGATTCTTATAATtgccttagagcaactccaatgcgccgacccaaacggacggcggatttgtccgctttttgtccgtttgggtcagccGTCCGCTCAGCATCCGCCCTCTTTAAGATTTGGGCTGGCAGTGTGCCCAACGGCGGCGACCCATTTCATGTCGGCATGCAAATTTCGAAAAAAAGCCCGCGGccatagatcatgccagcggcAAGGTCGGTGCCCGAAATCCATGCCGGCACCATGTcagcgccggcatacaatgccAGCTAAAAGAAACAACATGCAGTTCAGCTGGCGGACTTgccagcggccggcacacatgccagtaCACAAAAAAGGACCAGGGGAGTTTGACCACGCCATCGCGgccgtggtcatgccagcacacttgCCGGCATATAAAAAGGGATGGCGCTCGCCACCGTAGATCACTCGTCGTCAAACTTGAGCATGtcagcctgcatcttctcgaaccacgacctcttccttggcgacacggtgttgagatccaccttcatgatcttcaCCCCCgtcatcatgctcgcgagagccacttctttcgccttggtcttggcgttggcggtctcgatctctagcatcttggcttgcttctccacctccatctcaagcatcttggcttgcttctccgccttcATGTCAAGCCTCCttctttggatctccatgaaggcgttcatttgctATTCCTTGTATCGCCGACACTCCTCCTCCCTCGAGTCCTTCTtggtcatcatgccctccacgcttgcgatcaaggcaTTCGACGCCGCATCCCACTTGTCccccttcttggagttggtcttccttCGCGGTCGTGGCTtctcgccgtcttcctcctccacgACCTTCTTCCCTCCACGCGACTTGAGGGCgacatattgcgccttgaacttctcctcgtcttTGATGACCCTCCAACAATAGAacaggttgaagcacttgccatcatgttggaccttgaatgcctccaaagcttggaatgcctccaaagcttggaatGCCTACAAACGATTTGCATGCAAGCATATTGgcaaatggatatggaaatggaCATGCAAGCATAGAAGAAATGACACAAAAGAGGTCCGCTTGCTAGCATACCATgacttgcatgccgatgccgctcacggggcgtgCTTTAATgctctcaagagtggcacaaaacttaTTGCACTCTTGTTTGATCACCTTCCAACACTTCAAAATGGACACCCACCCGCATGTGCTTTGGAATTGGTACGatggaaacttcttgcgctcatggaaCTCACGGTGGACATGAGTGCAAAAGGTTGATGCCTTTTGTTCGGCGCCAGTCTTGGGGTCTTACCCAATGTCCCTCCAACACTCACAAAGGAGCTTGTCCTTGACCGCCATGTATGCCTTGGTCCTtctgctcttgcgcttcggcttcacCCCGgtggcttggttggcgagctcgtcctcgaacaaaggctccacttcgatgtccaactcatcctcttcctcttgcccGTAGTCCTCCGAAAACTCATGGTTGAGCGGGAGGCCTAAAGggaatatgccctaaaggcaataataaagttgttattttatatttccttatttcatgatatgtttattattcatgctagaattgtattaaccggaaacttgatacatgtgtggatacatagacaaaacactgtgtccctagtaagcctctactagactagctcgttaatcaaagattgttaagtttcctaatcatagacatgtgttgtcatttgatgaacgggatcacaccattagagaatgatgtgatggacaagacccatccgttagcttagcataatgatcattcagttttattgctattgctttcttcatgtcaaatacatattcctccgactatgagattatgcaactcccagataccggaggaatgccttgtgtgctattatacgtcacaacgtaactgggtgattataaatatgctctacaggtatctctgaaggtgtttgttgggttggcatagatcgagattaggatttgtcactccgagtatcggagaggtatctctgggccctctcggtaatgcacatcataagaagccttgcaagcaaagtgactaatgagttagttacaggatgatgcattatggaacgagtaaagagacttgccggtaatgagactggactaggtatgaagataccaacgatcgaatctcgggcaagtaacataccgatgataaacggaataacgtatgttgtcataacggtttgaccaataaatatcttcgtagaatatgtggtagccaacatgagcatcctggttctgctattggttatggaccggagaggcatctcggtcatgtctacatagttcttgaactcgtagggtccgcacgcttaatgttcgatgacgatattgtattatatgagttatgtgatttggcaatcgaatgttgttcagagtcccggatgagatcacagatatgactaggagtctcgaaatggtcgagaggtaaagattgatatataggacgaaggcattcggacaccggaagtgttccggagggtaccgggtacatatcgggtcaccgaaaggggttccggacacccccgacaaaagatatggcttaatgggccaaggaggtgacaaa
Above is a window of Triticum aestivum cultivar Chinese Spring chromosome 6B, IWGSC CS RefSeq v2.1, whole genome shotgun sequence DNA encoding:
- the LOC123133472 gene encoding histone H4 — protein: MSGRGKGGKGLGKGGAKRHRKVLRDNIQGITKPAIRRLARRGGVKRISGLIYEETRGVLKIFLENVIRDAVTYTEHARRKTVTAMDVVYALKRQGRTLYGFGG